Below is a genomic region from Granulicella sp. L56.
TCGCACAAATTCAGTTTTAGGAGAAAGTTGAGCGCAATGCAGAAGATCTTCGAACAGTATGACGTAGTGGTATGTGGCGGTGGTTTAGCGGGAGTTTGTGCGGCCGTTGCGGCGGCTCGCGGCGGCGCCAGGACGGCACTGGTGCAGGACCGGCCGGTGCTGGGAGGCAACAGCTCGTCCGAGGTGCGGGTAACGCCGCACGGTGCCGCGGCCTTCCATGCGTATGCAAGAGAGACGGGAATCCTGTCGGAACTATTGATCGAGGAACGTGCGATCAACCACGAGGAAATCTTCGAAAACGGATGGACCAACTCCGTCTGGGACATGGTGATTTACGACCTGGTGCAGCGGACTGAAAATTTAGCGCTCTATCTGAACACCTCTATCCAGGGAGTCGCACTGGAAGGAGTCAATCTAACGTTGGTGGAGTGCCGGGTCGGAAACGCTGAGGTCGATCTGTCGTTGGCAGCGAAGGTATTTATCGACTGCACGGGCGATGGTCTTGTGGCAGCAGAGGCGGGGTGCGAGTGGCGAATGGGAAGTGAGGGAAGAGCGGAATTCAACGAGCCCCATGCCCCGGCCGAGGCTAACCGGGATGTGATGGGAAACTCAATCCACTTCAAGACAAAAGATATGGGGAGACCGGCTCCTTTCAAACTGCCGAGTTGGGCTATCGAACACACCGACGGGCGATATTTTTACGATCAGGGGCGGCTGCCCAAAGAAATTCGCGGGGGTTACTGGTGGATCGAGATCGGGGTGCCGTATGACACGATTCATCAGGCGGAGACGATTCGTCATGAGCTGACGCGACACGCGCTCGGGGTGTGGGACTGGATCAAGAATAAGGATCCGAAGACGATGAAGCTCGCGGAGAATTACGCACTGGACTGGATTGGGCAGGTTCCTGGAAAACGCGAGAGTCGACGCGTGATGGGACGCTACCTGATGACCGAGTGGGACGCCATTCGCTGTACGGTGCATCCAGATGAGGTGGCCTTTGGCGGCTGGTTTATCGATATTCACACTCCAGGCGGTCTGCTGGCGGAGACGAGTGAGCCCGCTAGCGCAGAAGGGTACTCGGAGACGAGTGAGTATGCCTCTCGATCGTATGCGGGGCCGTATGGTATCCCACTGCGGATGCTGGTTACAAAAGATATCAGCAATCTTATGATGGCAGGACGTAATGTAAGCGCCACCCATTGCGCATTGGCTACCGTTCGGGTGATGGCGACGACGGCATTGATGGGCCAGGCCGCGGGAGTCGCGGCTGCGGTTGCTGTCGAGAAGAATCTCAGCCTCGAAGAGATATGCCTCAATCACTACGAGACCGTGCAGCAGCGGCTGCTTCGCGGCGGATGTTTTCTGCCCAACGTTGTCAACCAGGACTCGCTCGACAAAGCGCGAAGTGCAACCGTATCGGCGACCAGCGAGGCTACCTTCCGTGGTCTTGGGCCGGAGAGCGTCGGCGAGCATGACGGCCTGAGCCTCTGGCGTGATCAGGCGGTACCTCTGCGCGAAGAACTGCTGCAGCGGCGAGGGCAATGGGTGGGGTTGGGAGGCGAGCCGCTGAAGTCGGTAAGCTTCTGTCTCTCCAATCGCTCTGAACAGTCACAACGCGTTGGGGTGCAGGCGATGCGGGTTCGTCACATCTGGGACTACGCAGTGAGTGACGCAATGGTGATCGCTAGCGACACCTTACTCGTCGAGCCAGGGGACCAGCAATGGATAACCTGGACGCTCCCGTACGGAATCGAGCTTCCGAGCGAGGGATATATCCGCTTTGATCTCCTTGAAAATGCGAATGTTTTCTGGCATGTGGCAGGTGCGATCGAGCCAGGGCATGTCTCGGCCTTCGAGATGGCGCCCGGTAAAATGCGACGCTACTCGAGCGGCGTCACGCTTGCACTGCGTGTAGATCCACCTCAACAGTGCTTCTCGGCTGCGAATGTCATCAGTGGTCAAACACGTCCTCATCGCGGAACCAATCTGTGGCGATCCGACCCTGCGGAATCACTTCCGCAATCGTTGACGATAACTTGGGATAATCCACAAGCGATCTCCGAGGTCGAACTAACCTTTCCCGGACACCTGCTTCGGGAGTATCACGCATACGCTCCGTTCTACCGTGATCCGCAGTGCGTGAGGGACTACGACCTGCAGGTAGAGCGTGGGAGCAGTTGGCAAAGCGTGATCGAGGTGAGAGGAAATTATCAGAGGCGGCGAAGACATGTTCTGGATTCACCGGTGATGGCGAAAAAGATGCGAGTGGTGATCCTCGCAACTAACGGCGACCCCTCAGCCGCAATCTATGAAATTCGGATCTACTAAAAACTCTTGACAACTGCTGGTGGCGGTCACTAATCTCGCTGCACACGTTAACCGATTAACATAAGCGTTGAACCAATGACAGGTCTAAAGCGATTTTCCGCAAGCAGCGCCAATACGATGAAGTCGCTGACGCTGCTTGCTTGTCTTTGCGCTGGGACAGCTTTCGCGGCCAGTAACGCTGGGGTCTATAAGATTCGCGGAGATCAGCCGCAACAAATCATTAGAGGGCTCGGATTCGAAATACAGAGCGATAGCATCGGCTCGGGCAACGCCGGAATGCCCGCTGAGGTCATCGCCGTGCCACATGACCTCAGCCCGAATGAGAAGGTCCGCTTCTATAAGGAGATGCTGCACGGGTTTCGCTATGCCAGACTTGCGATGGGGCTGTATCTGCGAGGATACGATGCACAAAAGAAGCACATCATAGAGCGTTATCCGGGCCAGATGGATGACCTGCGCGCGATGCAGCAAGTCTCGGGAATTGAAGGCTTCGATGTGGAGTATTGGTCTCCCGCCCCGTTCTGGAAACAGGGAACAACTTATTACGGTGGAGGCATTCGTTCAACAGAGCCTGCATTCCTTGAGGCTTTTAGCGACGCGATGGTGGAGGACCTTAAGTATTTACAAGGGCATGGACTACGGATCGCGCAATGGGGGCTGCAGAATGAGCCCGTCGTTGGCCTGACGAAACGCAAAGATCAGATAAGCGACCCGATGGATAGGAAGCAATCTTATGCGAGCTGCTATTACACTCCGAGCGATTACGCCGCGGTGTTGAAGGTTACAGTTCCCAAGGTGCGGACTTTGCTGCCGGAGGTTTTCATTCACGCTCCGAGCTGGGATGGGCCAGCGGGCCCCTTCGCGGCGGAGATTCGCAAAGACCCGGAATTGCTGAAGAATATCGACGGCTGGACATGGCATCAGATTGGTCATAATTCGAACGACCAGATTGATCTGCGCAAAAAGTACATGCAGGGCGCGGACGGCAAGCCTGTCTTTCAGAATGAGTTCGAGTATCAACCCTGGGACGAAAAGAAGATTGCTTCGCCGTTTATGAATACCGGGCAGGCCTTGATGAACTGGATGGTGTTCGAGAACTCGCCAACCTGGTTCTGGCTTCATGCTCTTAAGCCAGTTACAAATTTAGAGGCAGCCGGCTACTCGCTTGGATACTGGCGTCCGGCAGGAGCGTTGCAGCAAAATCTTCGGCCGAAGTTGCAGCCGGGACGCTGGGAGTTCAACCCTCAGAACTGGAATGCGATTGCAGGTTTTCTGAAGTATTTGCCGTGGGATTCGACGCGAATCACCGTGGAAGAGAGCACAGTCGAGTACGACCAGCGCATCCTTGCGTGGCGCAGTAAGAAAGGCAGACTAGGAATCGCTCTTTCAAATCGCGGAGCGCAACCCTACACCTTTCATATTGAAGGGATAGAGTCAAAGTCCCTTGTCGGCCACCGATATACGATTGCTGCCCTCGATGTTTCTTTGGGGCAGAAGTCCGGACAGCAGATTGACATTACCGTACCACCACAGTCGTTCGAGTTTTGGACGGCTCGTTAGGCTTTTTAACATCCAGGTAGTTTACGAAGCAATCAGGAGTAGCAGATATGTTCAACATCGTGAGGCAGCGCAAATTGTTCGTCTTTCATCGTAGAGCAGCCGTAGTGCTTGCTCTTGTCACTCTCTTGGGCTTTAGCGTTCCGTCTACCCATGCACAGCAGGGAACAGGAAACATCATTGGCGTGGTGAAAGACTCCAGCGGCGCAGCTGTAGCGGGAGCGTCGGTTGAGATTGAAAACCGCGATCGTCGAGAAATCGTCGATTTGACGACGAACGGAGCTGGGTTCTTTAGCTCGCCGCCGCTGGTCCTTGGGAGCAACTACAAGGTCACGGCATCCTCGAAAGGGTTTGAAACATTCATCCTTACCGGCGTCGCGGTTACGGTCGGTGCGCGCGTGGAGGCGGATGCGACCCTTCAGCCAGGCGGGGTGAATTCGACTGTGACGGTTGAGGCTTCGCAAGCGTCGGTGCTCGATACAACAAGTGGGACGTTGGGCGCAGTGATCGGAGAGAAGTCAGTTCAAGAGCTGCCCCTCAATGGTCGCAACGTGATCGCACTGACTACCCTTACGCCTGGGGTGCGGGTTAATACAACGGTCAGTCAGTCTGGCTTTGCCAATCGCGGCACGAACCTATCGGCTATTTCGATCAATGGATCGCCTACCGGGTCAAATTCTTACATCCTCGATGGTCAAAGCAATCTATCGACGACTACAGGCGAGATTGCCGTGAATCCGAACGTCGACTCAATTCAGGAGTTCAAAGTGCAGAGCGGTGTCTTCTCCGCCCAGTATGGATTCACCCTCGGTGGCGTAGTGAATCTGGTTTCCCGCACTGGAACGAACCAGTTCCACGGATCGGTCTATGAGTTTCTGCGAAACGATATCTTCAATGCTCGCAATTACTTTGCGACCGTAGGTACAGTATCGAAGCCTGTCCTTCGCTACAACCAATTCGGTGGGACCATTGGTGGGCCAATCATCCATGATCGTGCATTCTTCTTCGGCAACTTCGAGACGTACCGGTTCATTCAGGCGTCTCCACAGTTTCTGAGCGTTCCGACAGCAGCGTTCCGAGCTGGCGATTTTTCATTGCTCCAGGATAATAACGGAAATTCCATTCCTCTCTATAACCCATACACGACCGCCGTAAGTACTGTTGGGGGAGCCACAACCTATTCGCGTCAGCGTTACGCCAACAATCAAGTTACAAATCTCGATCCGGTAGCGGTTGCTTACCAAAATGCCTTTTACCCATTGCCGAACGTTACACCGGCGACCGTGGCCCAGCAGCGAACGAACACCAATAACTTTCAGTTCAACAACAAGGGCATCAGCAACATGTACAACGGGCTGGGCCGCGTGGATTATCACCTTACGTCGAAGGACATGGTTTTTGCCCGGTTCGCGTATTACAGCAACTATACGAACGGCGGGACGGGAGGAGGAACCTACTATCCAAATCCTGTGATCGCCAATCGGTACGATACGTATCGCGTGAAGGAGTTGTTGGTTGGCGACACGCATGTCTACTCTTCGTCATTGATCAACGACCTGCGACTGTCGATTGAGCGACAGGAGTTTCCATTTCAGGCGGCAAGCGCAGGCCAGAATTATCCGCAGAAGCTAGGATTGCCGTCGAACGTACCCAACTTTGCCATACCGACGGTCAGCAACGGCTTGCCTGCTTCCAACCAGACAATCGGCTTCCGTGCATATACACTGCCGCAGGTGACAGATACAGTGACGAAGATTGTTGGTCGGCACGCGTTGACCTTCGGTTTCGATTGGCGTTACAACGCGGGTGCCAACCTACAACGGAATGCGCCATCAGGCACATTCAGTTTTGCCGCCGGACTGACCGCCGATCCCTCGGGCGCGGCACCAGCTTCGGGAACGGTGAACAGCGGTAACACCTATGCAACTTTTCTCGCGGGAGCTGTTAGTGCCGCCAGCATCCAGACGAATACGGGTGAGCTCGATCGCTCATTCAGCACATCGTTCTTCATTCAGGATGACTGGCAGGTATCGGACCGCCTGACCCTAAACTTGGGCCTGCGGTACGACTATCAGCAGCAGCCGTTCGAACAGAACAATGGATACAGCAACTTCAATCCCAATATCTCTTCTGGCGGTTTTGTGGGAGTGGTCCAGTATGCGAACACGAGCGGCGTCGGACGCAATTTTGTCCCGGAAAGCTACACGGACTTTGGACCACGTGTAGGCTTCGCATACAAGTTGACAGACGATGGCAAGACAATTGTGCGAGGAGGCTTCGGGATCTATTATCCGCTTTTCTTCAACTCAATTTATACCGGCCAAGTAAACGGATTTGCATCTACTGGCACCAACTACAATCCCAACGTTACTAACACACCGGCGTTCCAGTTCAAGGATGGCTTTCCTACCGAGCCGCTGCAGCCAATCGGGGCCGCCTTTGGTCCCCTCGGTTTTCTTGGGCAGAGTGTGGGCTTTCAGGATCCGAAGCAGTGGAAGTCGCCGATGTCTCAACAATACACTCTGAGCGTGGAGCGCCAGATTCCTTACGACGTCGTGTTGCAGGCGACGTATGTGGGTAACCACGGAGTCCATCTGCCTGCGGGCGGCTACAATATCGATTCTTTGAATCCAAGCTACTTTGGACTGGGAAGAACAGCGCTACAGTCGCAGGTTCCCAATCCCTACGCGGGCAAGATTAGCGGCTCTCTTGGTGCCGCGACGATCACGAGGGCGCAGTCTCTTCTCCCTTTCCCGGACTACACGGCTGTCAACACCTACAACCCGCACAACGGCAATCTGATTGCTCATTATCTTGAGTTGTCGGCGCAGCGGCAGGCAAGGACAGGACTGACCGTTCTCTTTGGCTACACTATGGGTAAATTGTTGGATGACAGCGCCGGTTCTCCGCTCGCTTACCTCAACGGCTTGGCTGCGAACAATGGCTATCAGAACGTTTACAACCGGAGCGCAGAGTACTCGCTTGACCCCTCCGATGTCTCACAGCGCGCTACGGTGAGCGCTCTCTATAACCTGCCATTCGGACGTGGTCAGCGTTTCTCTGCGCATAATGGATTTGTCGATCGCGTGATTGGAGGGTTTCAGTTCAACCTGATCGGTGTGTTCCAGACCGGGACACCCTTGACCATTACTGGAGCAAATGCCTTTTCGGCGACTCGTCCCAACTACACCCCGGGACAGAAGGTGGCGATTTCCAACCAGTCGGTGACAAAGTGGTTCAACACCTATGCGTTCCAGAACCCCACGGACTATACCTTTGGCAATGTGCCTCGCACGCTGCCTCATGTTCGAGGTCCGGGCACGGAGAACTTCGACTTTTCCATCTTCAAGACGACGGAGATTACGGAGCGCCTAAAGTTGCAGCTACGTGTCGAGGCTTTTAATGTACTCAACCATGTCAACTTTGGACTTCCAAATACCTCGTTTTCAGCGAGCGCCAACACGTTGTCGAATGGCAACGGTGTGTCGGCAGGTTGTAATGTAACGGCTAGCGATGCAAGTGGAACGCCGACTGCGGGAACCGGGAACTGCAATACGAACAGCTCTTTCGGTGTCATTACGAGCGCGGCCGACGGACGTTCGCTCCAACTTGCGGCGAAGCTGATGTTCTAGTGTGCAATCCTCTGTAGCCCTGGGGCAGTGAGGACGCAAACCTTGCTGCCCCTTCTTTGTACTTGAGTTGGTATGAAGTTCAGTTGAGGAGATGAGATGAAATTGCGATGTCTTGCACTTCTGACGATGAGCATGGCCTTAATGGGCACGGCATCGGCGGCGCATAAGGTTGACCTGGGCGGTAGCGGATGGACGTTTCAGACGACGCTGGATGAGAAAGCTGTGCCGGTCAGTGTTCCACACACGTGGATGACGATGCGCGGATATGAGAAGTTCATCGGGAATGCAACCTATCAGCGCGACTTCATTGCTCCCGATCTGAAGCCGGGACAGGTGGTGCGATTGCATTTTGATGCCGTCTACGATGTAGCTCATGTCTGGTTCAACGGCCGCATGGTGGGCGTGCACGAGGGGGGATATACGCCTTTTGAATTCGATGTGACGAAGCTGATGAAACCGGGCCCGAACCATATTCTGTTAGAGGTGGACAATACACCTACGCTCTCGACTATCCCGGCGATCGCGTCTTCGCATGGCTCGAAAGACTATCCGCTATATGGCACAGCGGTAGGCGAAGGCATCGTGGGATGGATTCCGTATGGAGGAATCGTTCGGCCGGTATATCTGTTGATCACCGACGCGATGTATTTGCAGAGGATGAAGGTTGACGCAAAGCCCGATCTTGCAAGTCACACTGCATCGATTCAGGTACGGGCATGGCTTCACAATGGTGGTGCTGCTGGCAGTTCAGCTTCCGTGAGGGGAGACGTAGCTGGACTTCGGATGAAGTTCAAGTCCGTTCGCATTGCAGCAAATGGCGATGCTGAAGTAATGTGGCGCGGTACCCTGCGGGATGCGCATTTGTGGAGTGTGCGGGATCCATTTTTATACGATGCGCGAGTTGCCGTTGATGGGGATGAATTGACGGCGAAAATTGGCGTGCGCGAGATTCGCGTTCAAGGGACACAGCTTCTCCTGAACGGTAAGCCTGTGCATCTGTTCGGCGCTAATCGCGTTAATGACCATCCAAAGGAAGGTATAGCTGAGTCGGACGCAATTATTGAACGTGACATGTCAGATATGCTGGCAGATAACATGCGCATGATGCGGATTGCACACTACCCGCAGCCGCCTGCGCTATTGGATTTTGCAGACAAGCATGGGATGTTGATTATTGCCGAGGCAGGCAATTGGAACATGAGCGCGTGGCAGATGGCAGATCCTGGAATTCGTACGCTGTGGAAGCGACAGATGAAGGAGATGATGGAGCAGGACTGGAACCATCCTTCCGTCATTGCATGGAGCGTGGGCAATGAATACGAATCCTATACAAAGGATGGCATCGACTGGACACGAGACATGCGGGCCTACACTCTGGGATTGGACCCTACCAAGCTGATTACGTTTGCATCGCGGTTCACCCAGGAGCCTGTTGTAAAGACCGGCAAGGATGAGGCGAGCCAGTACTCGGACTTTGTCTCCGTCAATATTTATGGCAACTATGCCAAACGGTTTGATCGGGTGCACGAGCTATATCCGGACAAGCCCGTATTCGTGACCGAGTTTGGCAAGATGGGTGAGCCGGGAAAGCACGATCCTGAGCGGATCAAAGACATCACCGATGCGGTAACTGCGATGAAGGCGAGGCCGTGGATGATTGGAGGATCATTGTGGACGTGGAACGACTACCGTTCACTGCATCGCGGAACTCCGGCGAGCGGAATCCGCTATTGGGGGGTCGTGAATGTGAACCGGGAGCACCGCGACAGTTGGGATGCGGTGCAAAAGTTATTTGCCACCGAGCTACCGTAAAGTCTAAGCCGTAGCCAGCGCTGCGCGGACATGCCTGTTGGTAAAGGTACGCCACAGCAGCACAATGGCGATAGGGTGAAGGACGGCCATCAGGAAAAAGACGGGCCGATATCCTCCGTGGGTGACGAACCACGCGATCACTTCGCTGGAGACCATGCCGCCAAAGCCGCTGCCCGCGGCGACGAGACCCGCGGCTTTGCCAACCAGTGAGGGCGGATAGAGTTCGACGATCGTGGCGGTCAGTGTTACCAGCCAGGTCATGTGTCCGAAGGCGATGACGGATGCGATTCCGATGGCTAAAGTGCTCGATGAGACGAGAGCGCACAGTGGGCTCAGAGGCATGAAGCAGGCCGCAGCGAGCATCGTATAGCGATAGGAGACGCCTACGCTGACGCCGCGTTGAATCAGCGCTCCTGAGAAAAGGCCGCCCGCGACAGTGCCAATCCCCGCGGCAAGGTAGACGGCCCAGCCGAGGTGTGCCACTTGTGCCAGGCTGAGTCCGCGCTCGCCCAGCAGATATTTAGGAAACCAGAAAAGGTAGAAGTACCACACGGGGTCTGTGAGCCCGCGCGCCACCATCAGTTTCCAGGTGGAAGAGTGTGCGAAGACATCTCGGAGCCCGAACTCATTCTCCTTTTCGGAAACTCCGTGCTCCGCGA
It encodes:
- a CDS encoding MFS transporter; this translates as MEEELEPVPASRSRQRQLIALLFVVAVINYFDRQSLSVVAPRFQAELHMSDEGYGHIVSLFLFASAIAYAIAGFISDALGTRRSMALFVGWWSLAEAATAFATTTLHLGIARFCLGLGEPGLWVAAPKAVGEYFERPRRGLAIGIYTMGATAGAVIALPAIAAITSHLPWRSIFLIDGAAGLLWLPFWFWCFRKDTPQPVNEEAALAEHGVSEKENEFGLRDVFAHSSTWKLMVARGLTDPVWYFYLFWFPKYLLGERGLSLAQVAHLGWAVYLAAGIGTVAGGLFSGALIQRGVSVGVSYRYTMLAAACFMPLSPLCALVSSSTLAIGIASVIAFGHMTWLVTLTATIVELYPPSLVGKAAGLVAAGSGFGGMVSSEVIAWFVTHGGYRPVFFLMAVLHPIAIVLLWRTFTNRHVRAALATA
- a CDS encoding glycoside hydrolase family 2 protein yields the protein MKLRCLALLTMSMALMGTASAAHKVDLGGSGWTFQTTLDEKAVPVSVPHTWMTMRGYEKFIGNATYQRDFIAPDLKPGQVVRLHFDAVYDVAHVWFNGRMVGVHEGGYTPFEFDVTKLMKPGPNHILLEVDNTPTLSTIPAIASSHGSKDYPLYGTAVGEGIVGWIPYGGIVRPVYLLITDAMYLQRMKVDAKPDLASHTASIQVRAWLHNGGAAGSSASVRGDVAGLRMKFKSVRIAANGDAEVMWRGTLRDAHLWSVRDPFLYDARVAVDGDELTAKIGVREIRVQGTQLLLNGKPVHLFGANRVNDHPKEGIAESDAIIERDMSDMLADNMRMMRIAHYPQPPALLDFADKHGMLIIAEAGNWNMSAWQMADPGIRTLWKRQMKEMMEQDWNHPSVIAWSVGNEYESYTKDGIDWTRDMRAYTLGLDPTKLITFASRFTQEPVVKTGKDEASQYSDFVSVNIYGNYAKRFDRVHELYPDKPVFVTEFGKMGEPGKHDPERIKDITDAVTAMKARPWMIGGSLWTWNDYRSLHRGTPASGIRYWGVVNVNREHRDSWDAVQKLFATELP
- a CDS encoding TonB-dependent receptor, which encodes MFNIVRQRKLFVFHRRAAVVLALVTLLGFSVPSTHAQQGTGNIIGVVKDSSGAAVAGASVEIENRDRREIVDLTTNGAGFFSSPPLVLGSNYKVTASSKGFETFILTGVAVTVGARVEADATLQPGGVNSTVTVEASQASVLDTTSGTLGAVIGEKSVQELPLNGRNVIALTTLTPGVRVNTTVSQSGFANRGTNLSAISINGSPTGSNSYILDGQSNLSTTTGEIAVNPNVDSIQEFKVQSGVFSAQYGFTLGGVVNLVSRTGTNQFHGSVYEFLRNDIFNARNYFATVGTVSKPVLRYNQFGGTIGGPIIHDRAFFFGNFETYRFIQASPQFLSVPTAAFRAGDFSLLQDNNGNSIPLYNPYTTAVSTVGGATTYSRQRYANNQVTNLDPVAVAYQNAFYPLPNVTPATVAQQRTNTNNFQFNNKGISNMYNGLGRVDYHLTSKDMVFARFAYYSNYTNGGTGGGTYYPNPVIANRYDTYRVKELLVGDTHVYSSSLINDLRLSIERQEFPFQAASAGQNYPQKLGLPSNVPNFAIPTVSNGLPASNQTIGFRAYTLPQVTDTVTKIVGRHALTFGFDWRYNAGANLQRNAPSGTFSFAAGLTADPSGAAPASGTVNSGNTYATFLAGAVSAASIQTNTGELDRSFSTSFFIQDDWQVSDRLTLNLGLRYDYQQQPFEQNNGYSNFNPNISSGGFVGVVQYANTSGVGRNFVPESYTDFGPRVGFAYKLTDDGKTIVRGGFGIYYPLFFNSIYTGQVNGFASTGTNYNPNVTNTPAFQFKDGFPTEPLQPIGAAFGPLGFLGQSVGFQDPKQWKSPMSQQYTLSVERQIPYDVVLQATYVGNHGVHLPAGGYNIDSLNPSYFGLGRTALQSQVPNPYAGKISGSLGAATITRAQSLLPFPDYTAVNTYNPHNGNLIAHYLELSAQRQARTGLTVLFGYTMGKLLDDSAGSPLAYLNGLAANNGYQNVYNRSAEYSLDPSDVSQRATVSALYNLPFGRGQRFSAHNGFVDRVIGGFQFNLIGVFQTGTPLTITGANAFSATRPNYTPGQKVAISNQSVTKWFNTYAFQNPTDYTFGNVPRTLPHVRGPGTENFDFSIFKTTEITERLKLQLRVEAFNVLNHVNFGLPNTSFSASANTLSNGNGVSAGCNVTASDASGTPTAGTGNCNTNSSFGVITSAADGRSLQLAAKLMF
- a CDS encoding FAD-dependent oxidoreductase gives rise to the protein MQKIFEQYDVVVCGGGLAGVCAAVAAARGGARTALVQDRPVLGGNSSSEVRVTPHGAAAFHAYARETGILSELLIEERAINHEEIFENGWTNSVWDMVIYDLVQRTENLALYLNTSIQGVALEGVNLTLVECRVGNAEVDLSLAAKVFIDCTGDGLVAAEAGCEWRMGSEGRAEFNEPHAPAEANRDVMGNSIHFKTKDMGRPAPFKLPSWAIEHTDGRYFYDQGRLPKEIRGGYWWIEIGVPYDTIHQAETIRHELTRHALGVWDWIKNKDPKTMKLAENYALDWIGQVPGKRESRRVMGRYLMTEWDAIRCTVHPDEVAFGGWFIDIHTPGGLLAETSEPASAEGYSETSEYASRSYAGPYGIPLRMLVTKDISNLMMAGRNVSATHCALATVRVMATTALMGQAAGVAAAVAVEKNLSLEEICLNHYETVQQRLLRGGCFLPNVVNQDSLDKARSATVSATSEATFRGLGPESVGEHDGLSLWRDQAVPLREELLQRRGQWVGLGGEPLKSVSFCLSNRSEQSQRVGVQAMRVRHIWDYAVSDAMVIASDTLLVEPGDQQWITWTLPYGIELPSEGYIRFDLLENANVFWHVAGAIEPGHVSAFEMAPGKMRRYSSGVTLALRVDPPQQCFSAANVISGQTRPHRGTNLWRSDPAESLPQSLTITWDNPQAISEVELTFPGHLLREYHAYAPFYRDPQCVRDYDLQVERGSSWQSVIEVRGNYQRRRRHVLDSPVMAKKMRVVILATNGDPSAAIYEIRIY